The proteins below are encoded in one region of Neoasaia chiangmaiensis:
- a CDS encoding APC family permease, translating into MTLLAALQNCRDATVDAEPAEEKPVIMNLTDDVEKGALHRTLGARDLVLLGIGCVVGAGIYILPGVAAAEYAGPAVTVAFLMAGIGCLLSGLCYAELAAALPEAGAAYLYAARAFGTRPALWIGWMLMLEYWLANATVATGFVAYLQSLLLDLGLSIPKSLMTATVAPPHDPMPAIGASANIAAVLVLCLIGFALMFGARVTAHANTVLVAVKIGVLALFLAVGFTHIHSVLWHPFLPASEGPFHYGLGGLIRATSIVFFAYLGFDAVANGAAEARNPGRDVPFGLIATLVVSTSLYIAVSLVVTGIVPFRQLDVPDPIARVMRTIGHAELSMLIKIGALAGLGSVILANIYGHSRISLAMARAGVLPRRLATVDTHSGAPRAGIAASALAAGIIAALFPISILADVVSIGTMVAFAGVALSLMRLRVTAPALPRRFRVPLGGIVLHGMWLGIIPIAAFTTCCVMIGVVFSDLVVQARSGHSAALIFLGAYLVVGGFLIERLMRKERRLER; encoded by the coding sequence GTGACGCTTTTGGCCGCCTTGCAGAATTGCCGCGATGCAACGGTGGACGCCGAACCGGCGGAGGAGAAACCTGTCATCATGAATTTGACGGACGACGTCGAGAAAGGCGCCCTGCACCGCACACTGGGTGCCCGCGACCTTGTGCTGCTGGGCATCGGTTGTGTCGTCGGTGCGGGTATCTACATCCTGCCCGGCGTTGCAGCAGCGGAATATGCCGGTCCGGCCGTCACTGTCGCTTTCCTGATGGCCGGGATCGGCTGCCTTCTAAGCGGGTTATGTTACGCGGAACTGGCCGCCGCGCTGCCGGAAGCCGGAGCAGCGTATCTGTATGCGGCGCGGGCGTTCGGCACACGACCGGCCTTATGGATCGGCTGGATGCTCATGCTGGAATATTGGCTGGCCAATGCGACCGTCGCGACAGGTTTCGTCGCCTATCTGCAAAGCCTCCTGCTCGATTTGGGGTTGTCGATCCCGAAGTCGCTTATGACGGCGACCGTCGCACCGCCCCACGACCCGATGCCAGCAATCGGTGCGAGTGCCAATATCGCAGCGGTGCTGGTGCTGTGTCTGATCGGCTTTGCCCTGATGTTCGGCGCAAGAGTGACAGCGCACGCCAACACCGTTCTGGTGGCCGTCAAGATCGGTGTCCTCGCGCTCTTTCTGGCGGTGGGGTTCACGCATATACACAGCGTGCTTTGGCATCCTTTTCTGCCCGCCTCCGAGGGACCATTCCACTATGGCCTCGGCGGTCTCATACGTGCGACCAGCATCGTCTTTTTTGCCTATCTGGGTTTCGATGCCGTCGCCAATGGCGCTGCGGAAGCACGCAATCCCGGGCGCGACGTGCCTTTCGGCCTTATCGCGACCCTTGTCGTCAGCACGAGTCTCTACATCGCCGTCTCCCTTGTCGTGACAGGCATCGTCCCGTTCAGGCAGCTTGACGTACCCGACCCCATCGCGCGCGTCATGAGAACGATCGGCCATGCTGAACTTTCAATGCTGATCAAGATTGGCGCCCTCGCGGGCCTTGGATCGGTCATCCTCGCCAATATCTACGGTCATTCACGGATCAGCCTCGCCATGGCGCGCGCCGGTGTCCTGCCAAGGCGATTGGCAACGGTGGATACACATTCCGGTGCGCCCCGTGCCGGAATCGCGGCGAGCGCGCTGGCTGCCGGAATCATCGCGGCCTTGTTCCCCATCTCGATCCTTGCCGATGTCGTCAGCATCGGAACGATGGTCGCTTTTGCCGGCGTTGCCTTGAGTCTCATGCGGTTGCGCGTAACGGCCCCTGCCCTGCCAAGGCGGTTTCGCGTGCCTCTCGGCGGCATCGTCCTGCACGGCATGTGGCTCGGCATCATACCGATTGCCGCGTTCACAACATGCTGCGTCATGATCGGCGTGGTCTTCAGTGACCTTGTCGTCCAGGCGCGCTCAGGCCATTCGGCAGCCCTGATCTTTCTGGGCGCCTATCTCGTTGTCGGCGGTTTCCTTATCGAACGCCTGATGCGCAAGGAGCGTCGGCTCGAACGTTGA
- a CDS encoding FHA domain-containing protein, whose amino-acid sequence MTSLILSLTCAPGGIPLETRQIDADRYSLGRDPDNDWILFDPTCQVSRHHCRIVREGDDWLFADLSRNGTRHEVGHASGMTCDEVGSHRLASGDRLHLGDYEIAVTVQEEESSFRIMPLPDFIADLRSNFAARPPTSREPGRTRARSETRLSSSARGTEARSPQRGDPLLELLGLEGTDLPLGRRSVVLYRLGASLSAAVHGLRRMARPGRAAEKGEDFRLLDESQPIPKVLRAIAGMDKSVIASPEQIIGQAFDDLHRHQLCLSLAYRRCMKEMLHALDPEEASPSSVREGGQGRRTLSLSFLKRRHRRVSENFDRIVEASFARHYREEWERLDSGRDAAGRD is encoded by the coding sequence ATGACTTCCCTCATACTGAGTCTGACATGCGCGCCGGGCGGTATTCCGCTGGAAACACGCCAGATCGACGCGGATCGATATTCGCTCGGCCGGGACCCGGATAACGACTGGATTTTGTTCGATCCCACCTGTCAGGTTTCACGGCATCATTGTCGTATCGTGCGGGAAGGTGACGACTGGCTATTCGCCGACCTCAGCCGCAATGGAACGCGGCATGAGGTGGGTCACGCCTCGGGGATGACGTGCGACGAAGTCGGATCGCATCGACTGGCATCCGGTGATCGACTTCACCTGGGTGATTACGAGATCGCGGTGACGGTGCAGGAAGAAGAAAGCTCATTCCGGATCATGCCGTTGCCGGATTTCATCGCCGACCTGCGAAGCAATTTCGCGGCGCGCCCGCCCACGTCACGAGAGCCGGGTAGGACGCGTGCCCGGTCGGAGACGCGCCTTTCGTCATCGGCGCGCGGGACAGAAGCGCGGTCCCCGCAAAGAGGGGACCCGTTGCTCGAACTGCTTGGGCTGGAAGGCACAGACCTTCCGCTGGGACGCCGGTCTGTCGTCCTTTATCGTCTCGGCGCTTCCCTGAGCGCTGCGGTGCATGGTCTTCGACGCATGGCGAGGCCGGGGCGCGCCGCGGAAAAAGGCGAAGATTTCCGATTGCTGGACGAAAGCCAGCCGATACCGAAGGTCCTGCGCGCGATTGCAGGAATGGACAAATCGGTGATCGCCTCGCCGGAGCAGATCATCGGGCAGGCATTCGACGATCTTCACCGTCATCAGCTATGTCTGTCGCTTGCTTATCGCCGGTGTATGAAAGAGATGTTGCATGCTCTGGATCCAGAGGAAGCCTCCCCCTCGTCCGTGCGAGAGGGTGGGCAGGGTCGTCGGACATTGTCTCTGTCGTTTCTCAAGCGCAGGCATCGACGTGTGAGCGAGAATTTCGACCGGATCGTCGAGGCATCCTTCGCGCGTCATTATCGGGAGGAATGGGAGCGTCTGGATTCCGGCCGGGATGCGGCGGGGCGGGATTGA
- a CDS encoding serine/threonine-protein kinase → MTATLEIPQRIGRFRIHSMLGRGAMGVVYKGHDEHIDRLVAIKLIRTDLLDSEERENYFQRFRNEAKIAGRCVHANIVGLYDFSFHESNPYLVMEYVDGMGLQQALPRGTQWREEEVLPIGLQVLDALQYAHERGIVHRDVKPPNILLTTESKLKITDFGISRLTSTEQTMTPLLIGTPSYMSPEQCMGASLDGRSDLFSLGCVLYELLAGRRPFTGANYTDTILGIINRPHPPLQDFRDDLTPALIDVIDRALAKNPADRFPDASAFSLALEQISGSPFRVPAIPRNLSDIVVASQTRDTMDPSGAVGHVAPLVGDEADTVLAPRRAEPDRAEAATARPAEADAGEPTQDRRLSGYETANDGVEASEVTSVRTIVTTVPLRDEADAVESAPADEMERAVVDEDDDATRIMPSPASPLAPPFVADPMAVASVENDEGAIADRSSPEVPDRSYVSVEEEREETREGRSDEGGEQEPLMTPPMDPAPTAYAGEQETIREMSSPDLAAVDAIQAIPDQATPNGDARVVFGDAFAGATTDDHALEVDWGAWQSWTAICLTRVIGPIGPILVARHGNDEQPDRLVDHCADFIQHDDERADFLRFVGERPVPAALARKGQP, encoded by the coding sequence ATGACGGCGACGTTGGAGATACCCCAGCGGATCGGGCGCTTTCGCATCCATTCGATGCTGGGGCGCGGGGCGATGGGCGTCGTCTACAAGGGGCATGACGAGCATATCGACCGCCTCGTGGCGATCAAGCTGATCCGAACCGATCTTCTCGACAGCGAGGAGCGCGAAAACTATTTCCAGCGTTTTCGTAATGAAGCGAAGATCGCCGGGCGATGCGTGCACGCGAATATCGTCGGTCTGTATGATTTCTCATTCCATGAGAGCAATCCCTATCTCGTCATGGAATATGTGGACGGGATGGGCCTTCAGCAGGCCCTGCCGCGTGGCACCCAGTGGCGGGAAGAGGAAGTTCTGCCGATTGGGTTGCAGGTGCTGGACGCGTTGCAATACGCGCATGAGCGCGGCATCGTCCATCGCGACGTCAAACCGCCCAACATTCTTCTGACGACCGAATCCAAGCTCAAGATCACCGATTTCGGCATCTCCCGGCTGACCAGCACCGAGCAGACCATGACGCCGTTGCTGATCGGAACGCCAAGCTATATGTCGCCCGAGCAGTGCATGGGTGCATCGCTTGACGGGCGATCCGACCTTTTCTCCCTGGGTTGTGTCCTATACGAACTTCTTGCAGGGCGACGGCCGTTCACCGGCGCGAACTACACCGATACGATTCTCGGCATCATCAACCGGCCACATCCGCCGTTACAGGATTTCCGCGACGACCTGACGCCGGCATTGATCGATGTCATCGACCGGGCGTTGGCCAAGAATCCCGCCGATCGCTTTCCCGATGCCAGTGCTTTCTCTCTGGCGCTGGAGCAGATTTCCGGTTCCCCGTTTCGTGTTCCCGCCATTCCGCGAAATCTGTCCGATATCGTGGTGGCGTCGCAAACGCGTGACACGATGGATCCATCAGGCGCAGTCGGGCATGTCGCGCCACTGGTCGGCGATGAGGCAGATACTGTGCTCGCTCCGCGCAGGGCCGAGCCGGATCGTGCCGAGGCAGCGACAGCACGACCCGCAGAGGCTGATGCAGGAGAGCCGACGCAAGACAGGCGCCTGTCGGGATATGAAACCGCGAATGACGGTGTGGAAGCATCGGAAGTGACATCCGTCCGGACGATCGTGACGACTGTGCCGTTGCGGGACGAGGCGGACGCCGTCGAAAGCGCGCCGGCGGATGAAATGGAGAGAGCGGTCGTCGATGAAGACGACGATGCAACCCGTATCATGCCGTCACCGGCATCTCCCCTGGCGCCGCCGTTCGTCGCCGACCCGATGGCAGTGGCGTCCGTCGAAAACGACGAGGGGGCGATTGCTGACCGATCGTCCCCGGAGGTGCCTGATAGGTCTTACGTTTCGGTTGAGGAGGAACGCGAAGAAACGCGCGAGGGCCGGTCGGATGAAGGCGGTGAGCAGGAACCGCTCATGACGCCGCCAATGGACCCGGCGCCAACGGCGTATGCAGGGGAACAGGAGACGATCCGCGAGATGTCGTCACCTGATCTGGCGGCTGTGGACGCCATCCAGGCGATACCGGATCAGGCGACCCCGAACGGCGATGCGCGTGTGGTGTTCGGAGATGCATTTGCTGGGGCAACGACCGACGATCACGCTCTCGAAGTCGACTGGGGTGCCTGGCAATCCTGGACGGCGATCTGCTTGACGCGTGTGATCGGGCCGATCGGACCGATCCTCGTCGCGCGTCATGGGAACGATGAGCAACCTGATCGTCTGGTGGACCATTGCGCCGATTTCATTCAGCATGACGACGAGCGTGCGGATTTTCTTCGTTTCGTCGGGGAGCGTCCTGTTCCCGCAGCACTGGCGCGGAAGGGGCAGCCATGA
- a CDS encoding c-type heme family protein, giving the protein MTLRLKIYATLGVIALVGYLALLASITHGDRTARVASAERSARLMIVQADAADQYTRHEIAPLLDSAMHSRLVFIPQSAGFYAVETQGRQIERALEGYRLRRVVLDSTGPADTPDGWERDAIMRLRGTPDGAPFAELRPDGALAYVVPLTMQDGICATCYPSRDQAPLSVRDAFGSAKGFDRHPGEIVGATIATVPVAPFNLFGNASLLLAALVLLICWASACLLIEFMVLRPLSQIATVAERVSLGAPDVEEFDTRSGGEIGALTLSFNRLRRSMETAMALVRP; this is encoded by the coding sequence ATGACGCTTCGTTTGAAGATCTACGCGACGCTGGGCGTAATAGCTCTTGTCGGTTATCTCGCGCTTCTGGCGAGCATAACTCACGGTGATCGCACGGCGCGTGTGGCTTCGGCGGAGCGTTCGGCCCGGTTGATGATCGTCCAGGCCGATGCGGCCGATCAGTATACCCGTCATGAGATCGCGCCACTTCTCGACAGTGCCATGCATAGCCGTCTGGTGTTCATTCCCCAAAGTGCGGGCTTTTACGCCGTGGAAACTCAGGGGCGTCAGATCGAGCGGGCCCTTGAGGGATATCGCCTGCGACGGGTCGTGCTCGATTCCACAGGACCGGCCGATACGCCGGACGGGTGGGAGCGCGATGCGATCATGCGCCTTCGGGGGACGCCGGACGGCGCGCCTTTCGCTGAACTGCGGCCTGACGGCGCTCTGGCCTATGTCGTGCCGCTCACGATGCAGGACGGCATTTGCGCCACGTGCTATCCCTCTCGCGATCAGGCGCCGCTGTCCGTGCGGGACGCTTTCGGAAGTGCGAAGGGCTTTGATCGCCATCCGGGTGAAATCGTCGGGGCGACGATTGCGACCGTCCCAGTCGCGCCGTTTAACCTGTTTGGCAATGCGTCCCTCTTGCTGGCGGCTCTCGTCCTGTTGATCTGCTGGGCCTCCGCCTGCCTGCTGATCGAATTCATGGTTCTGCGGCCGCTCTCGCAAATCGCGACTGTCGCGGAGCGCGTATCGCTCGGCGCGCCGGATGTCGAAGAATTCGATACGCGATCGGGCGGGGAGATCGGCGCATTGACGCTGTCCTTCAATCGCCTGCGGCGCAGCATGGAAACCGCGATGGCGTTGGTCCGGCCATGA
- a CDS encoding PP2C family protein-serine/threonine phosphatase, producing MTTLSEYSYCATHKGPFRTENQDALICRPDLGIYVVADGAGGHRDGRLAANTVTDAIAALPDGLPPDQRLAMLRGAVGDAHRRLRDLAGNLGNGAVSTIAALLLEGDYFVVLWAGDSRIYLLRNGEMTQLTHDHTLVQQMVDSGSISPAEGRNHPKGNIITRAVGGADPELILDKRIGMVLPHDRFLLCSDGLLKTMDEDEIGYLLGQDGDVADALLSTALRRRARDNVSIVAVVRP from the coding sequence ATGACGACCTTGTCGGAATATAGTTACTGCGCGACGCATAAAGGGCCGTTCCGCACCGAAAATCAGGACGCGCTGATCTGCCGTCCCGATCTTGGCATCTATGTCGTCGCGGATGGCGCGGGCGGACATCGGGACGGTCGACTGGCGGCCAATACCGTTACGGATGCGATTGCGGCCTTGCCGGACGGTCTGCCGCCGGACCAGCGGCTTGCCATGCTTCGCGGCGCCGTTGGTGACGCGCATCGCCGTTTGAGGGATCTCGCCGGAAATCTCGGGAATGGTGCGGTCTCGACAATCGCAGCACTCCTCCTCGAAGGAGACTATTTCGTTGTGCTCTGGGCCGGGGACTCTCGCATTTATCTTCTTCGAAACGGCGAGATGACGCAGTTGACGCATGATCATACCCTGGTGCAGCAGATGGTGGATTCCGGTTCGATTTCCCCTGCGGAAGGGCGCAATCACCCGAAGGGAAACATCATCACACGCGCTGTCGGGGGCGCTGATCCGGAGCTGATTCTCGACAAACGCATTGGCATGGTTCTTCCGCACGACCGCTTTCTTCTGTGCAGTGACGGCCTGCTGAAAACGATGGATGAAGACGAGATCGGCTATCTGCTCGGGCAGGATGGAGACGTGGCGGACGCCTTGCTGTCAACTGCCCTGCGGCGACGCGCCCGCGATAATGTTTCCATCGTGGCGGTGGTCCGGCCATGA
- a CDS encoding peptidoglycan-binding domain-containing protein — protein sequence MRQIMISARAGGSARDKGALRLGALAMLTGGMLLTAGQAAARPSLVTLIDLSAGKDMKPAACSTALSGLRDALDAIGIPTARPAVPTVDALRMVLLQLGNQGSSEPRMVVACAQGASAEGQLYLAPANLAADNRDLSRNGVSADTFARVAGAGGLTALDIVPISGTSLSENSGEQWRRAAEPNTSRLIAIEQAPDAATLIDRLTAAAKGHGDAMLSAFLGVQPAERSATPPPPTVAPVAVPTIAAKSDDNTAHPAAANGSSAQSSPTSATADTPAPKPVNKPSEPAVEAAAPKAAQAAAPPAATKPVSVKPAVVRHPPAKRVVADPAVHQVQLGLLAKGFYHGRVSGISNVATVQAIRHYQEKLGHQATGTLTPDEQNELAGK from the coding sequence ATGCGTCAGATAATGATTTCAGCGCGAGCAGGCGGTTCGGCGCGTGACAAGGGCGCTTTGCGTCTCGGCGCACTTGCCATGCTGACAGGCGGAATGCTGCTGACGGCGGGCCAGGCGGCTGCCAGGCCCTCTCTGGTGACGCTGATCGACCTCTCTGCAGGCAAGGATATGAAACCGGCGGCCTGCTCGACTGCATTGTCTGGTTTGCGGGACGCACTCGACGCAATCGGCATCCCGACCGCACGCCCTGCCGTGCCGACGGTCGATGCGCTTCGTATGGTCCTGCTGCAACTCGGCAATCAGGGAAGCAGCGAACCGCGAATGGTCGTGGCCTGCGCTCAAGGCGCTTCGGCCGAGGGGCAACTCTACCTTGCGCCGGCAAACCTTGCCGCTGACAATCGCGACCTGAGTCGGAATGGCGTCAGTGCCGACACATTCGCGCGTGTCGCGGGGGCGGGCGGCCTGACGGCGCTCGACATCGTGCCGATTTCCGGAACGAGCCTCTCCGAGAATTCAGGCGAGCAGTGGCGGCGTGCGGCAGAGCCCAATACGTCGCGTCTGATCGCGATTGAGCAGGCGCCCGATGCGGCCACCCTGATCGATCGCCTGACCGCAGCCGCGAAGGGGCATGGCGATGCCATGTTATCGGCGTTCCTTGGCGTGCAGCCTGCTGAAAGGTCGGCAACACCGCCGCCGCCGACCGTGGCGCCGGTAGCCGTGCCGACGATTGCCGCCAAGTCAGACGACAATACCGCTCATCCCGCTGCGGCAAATGGTTCTTCGGCTCAATCCTCGCCGACTTCAGCGACGGCAGATACACCTGCGCCGAAGCCCGTGAACAAGCCGTCCGAACCGGCCGTCGAGGCGGCGGCACCGAAAGCGGCGCAGGCCGCCGCGCCGCCCGCGGCCACGAAGCCTGTTTCCGTCAAACCTGCCGTGGTGCGCCATCCGCCTGCAAAACGTGTGGTGGCCGATCCTGCGGTGCATCAGGTGCAGCTTGGCCTTCTAGCGAAGGGTTTCTATCATGGCAGGGTATCGGGCATCAGCAATGTCGCAACCGTGCAGGCCATTCGGCATTATCAGGAGAAACTGGGTCATCAGGCGACAGGAACATTGACGCCCGATGAACAGAACGAGTTGGCGGGCAAATAA
- a CDS encoding response regulator codes for MSNVAPDSMALHDAARARSVLLIDDDHEFRSAIGNYLALNGLRVILASGPEDLRDVEVDWTHCVIVLDLQLGGIDGIDVMRSLREATDAPIILMTGHRISELDRVIGLELGADDYLVKPFGPRELLARIRVLGRRHDELCSIREAQANRPISENDETDSLTMKRVYRFGEWELDRRSRVLKDPSARVVKLTKGDFALLVAFLDAPGRPLTREYLLNATRIHEDVYDRSVDVQILRLRRRFDKGSVDGLSGRDIIRTDRGAGYVFTLDVTF; via the coding sequence ATGAGCAACGTTGCACCGGATTCGATGGCACTTCACGACGCGGCGCGCGCGCGTTCGGTTCTGCTGATTGACGATGACCACGAGTTTCGCTCGGCGATCGGCAATTATCTGGCGCTTAATGGCCTTCGGGTCATTCTGGCATCTGGACCGGAGGACTTGCGTGACGTTGAGGTCGACTGGACGCATTGCGTGATCGTGCTTGATCTCCAGCTTGGCGGCATTGATGGTATCGACGTCATGCGGTCGTTACGGGAGGCGACCGACGCACCGATTATCCTGATGACCGGCCACCGGATATCCGAACTGGATCGTGTGATCGGGCTCGAACTCGGTGCGGACGATTATCTGGTCAAGCCATTCGGCCCGCGTGAGCTTCTTGCGCGCATACGTGTCCTTGGCCGCCGGCATGATGAACTCTGTTCCATTCGCGAGGCTCAGGCAAACCGGCCCATATCGGAGAATGATGAGACCGACAGTCTCACGATGAAGCGGGTCTATCGTTTCGGTGAATGGGAGCTCGATCGACGCTCACGCGTCCTGAAAGATCCTTCCGCTCGCGTCGTAAAGTTGACGAAAGGCGATTTCGCATTGCTTGTCGCATTTCTGGATGCGCCAGGACGACCGCTCACGCGAGAATATCTGCTCAACGCCACGCGAATTCACGAAGATGTCTATGATCGCAGTGTCGACGTCCAGATCCTGCGTCTCCGGCGCCGGTTCGATAAAGGCAGTGTGGACGGCCTGAGCGGGCGCGACATCATCCGCACCGATCGCGGCGCAGGATACGTCTTCACGCTCGATGTGACGTTCTGA